From a single Gammaproteobacteria bacterium genomic region:
- a CDS encoding alkene reductase, translated as MDNKSLFTPIQLGSLTLKNRIVLPPLTRSRSTQPGDIANDLMAKYYSQRTGAGFLVTEGTQIEPRGQGYAWTPGIYNAEQISGWKKVTQAVHQQGGVIFAQLWHVGRVSHTTLQPNGDAPVAPSAIAADNVKVFIETAPGEGDLANPSSPRALTTTEVEALVELYAQAARNAMEAGFDGVELHCANGYLVNQFISEHSNQRDDHYGGSLENRLRFLKEITTAVANVVGKDRVGVRFAPLFESTTETRVYLGLVESDPQHTYISAIKVLNDIGIAYLSLAEADWDNAPDLPETFYKAVRQEFSGVIMYAGKYTANKALKVLNAGNGDIFGFGRPFIANPDLPERIQNNWPLNAVDPTTMYGGTDIGYVDYSTYTGTK; from the coding sequence ATGGACAACAAGTCATTATTTACGCCAATTCAGTTGGGCTCACTCACCTTAAAAAATCGCATTGTGTTACCACCACTAACGCGATCTCGCAGTACTCAACCTGGCGATATTGCAAATGATTTAATGGCTAAATATTATAGCCAGCGTACTGGTGCGGGATTTTTAGTCACAGAAGGCACGCAAATAGAACCTCGTGGTCAAGGTTATGCTTGGACGCCTGGTATTTACAACGCTGAACAAATTTCAGGATGGAAAAAAGTAACTCAAGCAGTCCATCAGCAAGGTGGCGTTATTTTTGCCCAATTGTGGCATGTCGGTCGCGTATCACACACCACATTGCAACCCAATGGCGATGCTCCTGTTGCACCGTCAGCAATCGCAGCAGATAATGTTAAAGTGTTTATCGAAACAGCACCTGGCGAAGGCGATTTAGCCAACCCAAGTAGTCCGCGTGCCTTAACCACTACCGAAGTTGAAGCGTTAGTTGAGTTATATGCGCAAGCGGCCAGAAATGCGATGGAAGCTGGGTTTGACGGCGTTGAATTACACTGTGCCAATGGTTATTTGGTTAATCAATTCATATCAGAGCATAGTAATCAGCGCGATGACCATTACGGCGGCAGTTTAGAAAATCGATTACGATTTTTAAAAGAAATCACCACTGCTGTGGCAAATGTAGTCGGTAAAGACCGAGTAGGCGTTCGGTTTGCACCGTTATTTGAAAGCACCACCGAAACTAGAGTCTATTTAGGCTTGGTTGAATCTGATCCCCAGCACACCTACATTAGTGCCATCAAAGTATTGAATGACATAGGTATTGCCTATCTGTCATTGGCTGAAGCCGATTGGGATAATGCGCCAGATCTGCCAGAAACATTTTATAAAGCCGTCCGTCAGGAATTTAGTGGGGTAATTATGTACGCTGGCAAATATACCGCTAACAAAGCACTTAAAGTACTCAACGCCGGTAACGGAGATATTTTTGGTTTTGGCCGCCCGTTTATCGCTAATCCTGATTTACCTGAGCGGATCCAAAACAACTGGCCATTAAATGCGGTTGATCCCACGACAATGTATGGCGGTACCGATATCGGTTATGTTGATTACTCGACTTATACTGGCACTAAATAA
- a CDS encoding cupin domain-containing protein — translation MEVGDRLKKIRQMHGLSQRELAKRVGLTNSTISMIERNTVSPSVSSLKRILGGVSMSLTEFFTIDFKQQSQVVFKADELVDVGGDGVELKLVGPGGSDSQLAFLVEKYAPGSDTGAEMLSHEGEEAGTVIEGSIEITIAGTSYKLTKGDSYKFSTKLPHRFKNHTNKVCKIISAHTPPTF, via the coding sequence ATGGAAGTCGGTGATCGTTTAAAGAAAATACGCCAAATGCATGGCTTGTCACAGCGTGAGCTAGCCAAGCGAGTTGGGCTGACAAACAGCACAATTTCAATGATTGAGCGTAATACGGTTAGCCCTTCAGTAAGTTCGCTTAAACGGATACTGGGCGGTGTATCGATGTCGCTCACCGAGTTTTTTACCATCGATTTCAAACAGCAGTCACAAGTGGTTTTTAAAGCTGACGAGCTAGTAGATGTTGGCGGTGACGGGGTCGAACTCAAGCTGGTAGGCCCTGGCGGCTCTGATTCACAGCTCGCATTTTTGGTTGAAAAATACGCTCCGGGTTCAGACACCGGTGCAGAAATGTTAAGCCATGAAGGCGAAGAAGCTGGCACAGTGATAGAGGGAAGTATTGAGATCACCATTGCTGGTACCAGTTACAAACTGACCAAAGGCGATAGTTATAAGTTTTCAACTAAACTGCCACACCGATTTAAGAACCACACGAACAAGGTGTGCAAAATAATTAGCGCCCATACCCCTCCAACATTCTAA
- a CDS encoding aldehyde dehydrogenase produces MSNLTHSQWQTLAEQLTINGRAYINGEYTNAVSGETFDCINPANGKLLAKVARCNSDDAKIAIDTAKQVFESGVWSKMAPVKRKKILQTFASLMQQHQQELALLETLDMGKPISESASVDVPGAINCINWYAEAIDKVYDEVAPTSDNEIALITREAVGVVAAVVPWNFPLLMGSWKFAPALATGNSVILKPSEKSPLTAIRIAELAEQAGIPKGVFQVLPGFGHEVGEALALSNDVDCLVFTGSTGVGKRLLQYSGQSNMKRVWIEAGGKSPNIIFADCIDLKKAAEAAAWGCFYNQGEVCVAGTRLLIESSIKEAFMPLLVDAIKALQPGDPLDPATNMGAIVDDVQMNQVLKYINIGHEQGGKLITGGEQVNQDTGGYYIAPTIFDDVDNQMRLAREEIFGPVMAVITFDTQDQAIAIANDSPFGLAAGIWTANLNKAHKMAKALRAGSVWVNNYNGGDMTVPFGGFKQSGNARDKSLHAIDKYTEIKTTLIQLED; encoded by the coding sequence ATGAGTAATTTAACACACAGCCAGTGGCAGACACTGGCAGAACAACTAACCATAAATGGTCGCGCCTATATCAATGGTGAATATACCAATGCAGTCAGTGGCGAAACATTCGATTGCATTAACCCGGCAAACGGCAAATTACTGGCAAAAGTAGCCAGATGTAATAGCGATGATGCAAAAATAGCGATTGATACTGCTAAGCAAGTTTTTGAATCTGGCGTCTGGTCTAAAATGGCACCGGTTAAACGTAAAAAGATTTTGCAAACCTTTGCATCGTTGATGCAGCAACATCAGCAAGAACTGGCATTACTTGAAACGCTAGACATGGGCAAACCTATTAGTGAAAGCGCTAGTGTTGATGTGCCCGGCGCTATTAACTGTATTAACTGGTATGCAGAAGCTATCGATAAAGTCTATGACGAAGTGGCTCCGACCAGTGATAATGAAATTGCGCTGATCACACGAGAAGCTGTTGGCGTGGTAGCCGCGGTTGTACCGTGGAATTTTCCACTGCTGATGGGCAGTTGGAAATTTGCGCCAGCATTGGCAACCGGTAATAGTGTTATTTTGAAACCTTCGGAAAAGTCACCGCTAACCGCTATTCGTATCGCCGAACTGGCTGAACAGGCAGGTATTCCTAAAGGAGTTTTTCAGGTATTGCCGGGTTTTGGTCATGAGGTCGGTGAAGCGCTGGCGCTGAGCAATGACGTTGACTGTTTAGTCTTTACCGGTTCAACTGGCGTCGGCAAACGTTTGCTGCAATATTCAGGTCAGTCGAACATGAAACGTGTTTGGATCGAAGCCGGAGGAAAAAGCCCTAATATCATTTTTGCAGATTGCATTGATCTTAAAAAAGCTGCCGAAGCTGCTGCTTGGGGTTGTTTCTATAATCAAGGCGAAGTTTGTGTCGCTGGCACACGTTTGTTGATTGAGTCATCAATAAAAGAAGCCTTCATGCCGTTACTCGTTGACGCAATTAAAGCGCTGCAACCTGGCGACCCACTTGATCCGGCAACCAACATGGGCGCTATCGTTGATGACGTGCAAATGAATCAAGTGCTTAAATACATAAACATTGGTCATGAACAAGGTGGCAAACTGATAACCGGTGGTGAGCAAGTGAATCAAGATACTGGCGGTTATTACATTGCGCCAACTATTTTTGATGATGTCGATAACCAAATGCGGCTCGCGCGTGAAGAAATTTTTGGTCCGGTGATGGCGGTGATAACGTTTGACACCCAAGACCAAGCGATAGCGATTGCTAATGACTCTCCCTTCGGATTGGCTGCTGGGATCTGGACCGCCAACTTGAATAAAGCGCACAAAATGGCCAAAGCACTACGCGCAGGCTCGGTGTGGGTTAATAATTACAACGGTGGTGATATGACTGTACCTTTTGGTGGTTTTAAGCAATCAGGTAACGCCCGCGACAAGTCTTTGCATGCCATTGATAAATATACTGAAATAAAAACAACCTTAATACAACTGGAAGATTAG
- a CDS encoding aspartate aminotransferase family protein gives MSNLSQLQQLDSKHFLHPFTDSAALAKSGTRVISRAKGIYIYEQDDRPILDGMSGLWCCNLGYGRQEIVQAVNDQLQQLPFYNSFFQCTHQPAIELSKRLADLAPSHINNVFYTNSGSEANDTMIKLAHRYWDLQNQHDKKRIISRHNGYHGSTVAAASLSGMSYMHEQFKGLDYIDYIDQPYWYGDDGDLSPEAFGLKIAQQLEQKILELGVENVAAFIAEPVQGAGGVIIPPATYWPEIQRICNNYQILLVADEVICGFGRLGTMFASEYFNIKPDFICFAKGVTNGYQPLGGVLISDRVSDAIKSAGDDFCHGFTYSGHPAACAAALATLDILEKEQLVAKVKDDLGPYFSRRWAQLAEHPLVGEARSIGMLAAIELVKDKNSRERFADGVAGKTCRDMCINVGLVMRAVGDIMVVAPPLVMTHDDIDELFNKAWQALDLTAEKLNG, from the coding sequence ATGTCAAATTTATCGCAATTACAACAGTTAGACAGTAAGCATTTTTTACACCCTTTTACCGACTCTGCTGCACTGGCTAAAAGCGGCACCCGAGTGATCAGTCGCGCCAAAGGTATTTATATTTATGAACAAGACGACCGGCCTATTTTAGATGGCATGTCGGGTTTGTGGTGTTGCAACTTAGGTTATGGTCGTCAGGAGATCGTACAGGCGGTTAATGATCAGCTACAGCAACTGCCTTTTTATAACAGCTTTTTTCAGTGCACCCATCAACCTGCCATTGAATTGTCAAAACGACTCGCTGATTTGGCCCCATCACATATCAATAATGTGTTTTATACCAACTCGGGATCAGAAGCTAACGACACCATGATTAAATTGGCTCACCGATACTGGGATCTCCAAAACCAGCATGACAAAAAACGAATTATAAGTCGTCACAATGGGTATCACGGCAGCACTGTGGCAGCCGCAAGCTTAAGTGGCATGAGCTACATGCACGAGCAATTTAAAGGTTTGGATTACATTGACTATATTGACCAGCCATATTGGTATGGTGACGATGGTGATTTAAGCCCTGAAGCCTTTGGGTTGAAAATCGCACAGCAGCTTGAACAAAAAATACTGGAATTGGGGGTTGAAAATGTTGCGGCATTTATCGCTGAGCCAGTTCAGGGAGCAGGCGGGGTCATTATACCACCAGCAACTTACTGGCCTGAAATTCAGCGAATTTGTAATAACTATCAAATATTATTGGTCGCAGACGAAGTAATTTGCGGATTTGGTCGTCTTGGTACCATGTTCGCCAGTGAATATTTTAATATTAAGCCCGATTTTATTTGTTTTGCTAAAGGGGTGACCAATGGTTATCAACCACTGGGCGGTGTATTAATTAGCGATCGTGTCAGTGATGCCATTAAGTCTGCTGGCGATGATTTTTGTCATGGCTTTACTTATTCCGGCCATCCCGCAGCTTGTGCTGCTGCCCTAGCAACGTTAGATATTTTAGAAAAAGAGCAATTAGTTGCCAAAGTGAAAGACGACTTAGGCCCCTATTTTAGTCGCCGCTGGGCACAACTGGCCGAACACCCGCTCGTTGGAGAGGCGCGCAGTATTGGCATGCTCGCCGCGATTGAATTAGTCAAAGATAAAAATTCTAGAGAGCGCTTTGCCGATGGTGTTGCAGGTAAAACCTGTCGCGACATGTGCATCAATGTCGGCCTTGTGATGCGTGCTGTTGGCGACATTATGGTCGTAGCGCCGCCTTTGGTGATGACTCACGATGACATTGATGAGCTATTTAACAAGGCGTGGCAGGCATTGGATTTAACCGCAGAAAAACTTAACGGCTAA
- a CDS encoding gamma-glutamyl-gamma-aminobutyrate hydrolase family protein, with protein MLVDVQNIKHKKPLIGITCCSNKVAIHDFQMVADKYINAAVIGSDVIPVLVPALGDAMLDLLPHLDGLYLTGSYSNMEPHHYGAPDIGVDMPRDPRRDHTNLALLKQAVAMKLPVLGVCRGFQEMNVALGGSLHQQLFNLDDMIEHREDKSLTLAQQYGVAHPIKLHDGGILAKIMKGQLSQQINSLHGQGVDQLASKLKPEATADDGLIEAFSLADNSSYYLGLQWHPEWQLAQHPFYLEIFKSFGQACAKYRLTK; from the coding sequence ATGCTAGTTGACGTTCAAAATATAAAACACAAAAAGCCATTAATCGGAATCACCTGTTGCAGTAATAAAGTCGCTATCCATGACTTTCAAATGGTGGCTGATAAATATATTAATGCGGCCGTTATTGGCAGCGATGTGATCCCTGTGCTCGTTCCTGCTTTGGGTGATGCCATGCTCGATCTACTGCCGCATTTAGACGGCCTGTATCTCACCGGTAGTTATTCCAACATGGAGCCACATCACTATGGTGCACCGGATATTGGGGTAGATATGCCGCGCGACCCACGCAGAGATCACACCAATCTAGCGCTATTAAAACAAGCCGTAGCGATGAAACTTCCGGTGCTAGGTGTTTGTCGCGGTTTTCAGGAAATGAACGTAGCGCTAGGGGGCAGTCTGCATCAACAGTTATTCAATCTTGATGACATGATTGAACATCGAGAGGACAAGTCGCTGACATTAGCGCAGCAATATGGTGTTGCACACCCGATAAAATTACACGATGGCGGTATTCTGGCAAAAATAATGAAAGGTCAACTAAGCCAGCAGATAAATTCATTGCATGGTCAGGGAGTCGATCAGCTTGCGAGCAAATTAAAGCCAGAAGCCACTGCGGATGACGGATTAATAGAAGCATTTTCATTAGCTGATAACTCTAGCTATTACTTAGGGTTGCAGTGGCATCCCGAATGGCAGTTAGCGCAGCACCCATTTTATTTAGAAATATTTAAAAGCTTTGGCCAGGCATGTGCCAAATATCGTTTAACAAAATAA
- a CDS encoding glutamine synthetase: MSDHGNSQEAQDFLAQYPHIQAIDLLVSDINGIARGKRIEKCNLTKVFQDGVNLPASVFSMNILGETIEECGLGLRVGEPDLFCKPVANSLHRANWHKRPTAQLLMSMYQKDGAPFFADPRHVLSRICNKIAQLKLTPVVAVELEFYLFDKNRDHQGHIQAPISPKTGKRDQHTQVYSVDTIADYGDFLEEVSNTCSEQGVPADTAVAECAPGQFEINLKHQANPLLACDNAILLKRIIKAVADRHNFDISFMAKPYAEEAGSGMHVHVSLVDEQGNNAFAAPDQDYNQTLEHAIGGLLELMPASMPLLCPNVNSYRRFQPQFYVATALNWGVDNRTVALRIPAGNKQATRIEHRVAGADANPYLVMSAVLASIHHGICNKISPNCEPSTGNAFDGHAAPLPTKFPLALAALKADSTLTAYLGEQFTNIYVTAKQHELDKFESHISELEVQWYLNNV; this comes from the coding sequence ATGTCAGATCATGGCAATTCACAGGAAGCTCAAGATTTTCTTGCTCAATATCCGCATATTCAAGCAATCGATTTGCTTGTTTCAGATATAAACGGGATAGCACGCGGCAAGAGAATTGAAAAATGTAACTTAACAAAAGTATTTCAAGATGGGGTTAACCTGCCGGCTTCGGTATTTTCAATGAACATTTTGGGTGAAACCATTGAAGAGTGTGGGCTGGGGTTGAGAGTAGGTGAGCCTGATTTGTTCTGCAAACCTGTTGCTAATTCATTGCATCGGGCTAATTGGCACAAGCGCCCGACAGCGCAACTATTAATGAGTATGTATCAAAAAGACGGCGCACCATTTTTTGCCGATCCGCGACATGTGTTAAGTCGTATTTGTAATAAAATAGCGCAGTTAAAGCTCACACCCGTTGTCGCAGTAGAATTAGAGTTCTATCTATTTGATAAAAACCGCGATCATCAAGGCCACATTCAAGCGCCTATTTCCCCAAAAACAGGCAAGCGAGATCAACATACGCAAGTCTATTCAGTTGATACCATTGCTGATTATGGCGACTTTCTTGAAGAGGTGAGTAATACCTGCAGTGAGCAAGGGGTACCGGCTGATACTGCGGTGGCTGAATGTGCCCCAGGTCAGTTTGAGATAAACCTTAAACATCAGGCGAATCCGTTATTAGCTTGTGACAATGCAATCCTATTAAAACGAATTATTAAAGCGGTTGCAGATCGGCATAACTTTGATATCTCGTTCATGGCTAAACCCTATGCGGAAGAGGCTGGCAGCGGCATGCATGTCCATGTCAGTTTAGTGGACGAGCAGGGCAATAATGCCTTTGCCGCACCAGATCAAGACTATAACCAAACGCTTGAACATGCGATAGGCGGTTTGCTCGAGTTAATGCCAGCGTCAATGCCGCTGTTGTGTCCAAACGTAAATTCTTATCGACGCTTTCAGCCACAATTCTATGTCGCAACCGCATTAAATTGGGGAGTGGACAATCGCACGGTTGCACTACGTATTCCTGCGGGCAATAAACAAGCTACCCGAATCGAGCACCGAGTCGCGGGAGCTGATGCTAACCCTTATTTAGTGATGAGCGCCGTGCTTGCCTCGATTCATCACGGGATCTGTAACAAGATTTCTCCAAACTGCGAGCCATCGACAGGCAATGCCTTCGACGGTCATGCCGCGCCATTACCAACAAAATTCCCACTGGCATTAGCAGCCCTAAAAGCTGACTCAACCCTCACTGCATATTTAGGCGAACAATTCACCAATATTTATGTAACAGCTAAACAACACGAACTCGACAAGTTTGAATCTCATATTAGCGAGTTGGAAGTTCAGTGGTATCTCAATAACGTGTAG
- a CDS encoding FAD-binding oxidoreductase: MTSISHTNSYYAASANDKVQRPQLQQDITADVCIIGAGYTGLSTALHLAEKGYKVAILEGSRIGFGASGRNGGQIVHSYSRDIDFIERNYGKEVGTKMGAMAFEGGKILRSLVEKYNIECDLTNGGIFASCTEKQLAEMVHKKELWQAHGHNELKMLSAAEIKNHIGSELYVGGLLDNSGGHFHPLNLVLGEAAAFESLGGVIYEDSAVEKVIEGQKVKLVTAHGSVTSDFMVVAGNAYLGDLIPRLEQKAIPCGTQIVTTEVLSKEQQQQLLPTGHCVEDCNYLLDYYRLSGDGRLIYGGGVTYGAREPSKIESKIVPNMLKTFPQLKGTKIDYAWTGNFLLTLMRLPQFGRIGHNIYYAQGYSGHGVTSSHLAGKVIADAISGQAERFDVIASLPQYPFPGGRSLRVPYTAMGAWFYNLRDKLGV, encoded by the coding sequence ATGACATCCATATCGCACACAAATTCATACTATGCGGCAAGCGCTAATGACAAAGTACAGCGCCCGCAATTACAACAAGATATCACTGCAGATGTCTGCATTATTGGCGCTGGTTATACCGGTTTGTCAACGGCACTTCATTTAGCAGAAAAAGGTTATAAAGTCGCCATTCTGGAAGGTAGCCGCATAGGGTTTGGTGCGTCTGGTCGTAATGGTGGCCAAATTGTTCATAGTTATAGCCGTGATATTGATTTTATCGAACGCAATTACGGCAAAGAAGTCGGCACTAAAATGGGCGCAATGGCATTTGAAGGTGGCAAAATTCTGCGTAGTTTGGTCGAGAAATACAATATTGAGTGTGACCTAACAAACGGCGGGATCTTTGCGTCGTGTACCGAGAAACAATTAGCAGAAATGGTGCACAAAAAAGAACTTTGGCAAGCGCACGGCCATAACGAGTTAAAAATGTTGTCAGCGGCTGAAATTAAAAACCATATTGGTTCAGAGTTATATGTTGGCGGTTTGCTCGATAATTCTGGCGGCCATTTTCACCCGTTAAATTTGGTGTTAGGCGAAGCCGCTGCTTTTGAAAGTTTGGGCGGGGTGATCTATGAAGACAGCGCAGTAGAAAAAGTGATTGAAGGACAAAAAGTCAAGTTAGTCACTGCCCATGGCTCGGTTACATCAGATTTTATGGTTGTTGCTGGCAATGCTTACCTCGGCGATTTAATTCCACGCCTTGAGCAAAAAGCCATTCCTTGTGGTACCCAAATCGTGACCACTGAAGTGCTGTCAAAAGAACAGCAACAGCAATTATTACCGACGGGACACTGTGTTGAAGACTGTAACTACCTGCTCGATTATTATCGCTTGTCGGGTGACGGGCGTTTAATTTACGGCGGTGGGGTCACTTACGGTGCGCGTGAGCCAAGCAAAATTGAGTCAAAAATTGTGCCGAACATGCTCAAGACATTCCCACAGCTTAAAGGCACCAAGATTGACTATGCATGGACCGGAAACTTCCTGCTGACATTAATGCGCCTGCCGCAGTTTGGCCGGATTGGCCACAATATTTACTACGCCCAGGGCTACAGTGGTCATGGCGTAACGTCATCTCATCTTGCAGGAAAGGTAATAGCTGATGCTATTTCGGGTCAGGCAGAACGTTTCGACGTTATTGCTAGTCTGCCGCAATATCCATTTCCTGGTGGCCGTTCATTGCGGGTGCCTTACACCGCGATGGGCGCCTGGTTTTACAACTTGCGAGACAAACTAGGTGTGTGA